From a single Lolium rigidum isolate FL_2022 chromosome 7, APGP_CSIRO_Lrig_0.1, whole genome shotgun sequence genomic region:
- the LOC124671311 gene encoding dnaJ protein ERDJ2 translates to MAAAEENSSLFLIFILTMIALPLVPYTITRLCHAATKKAKPIHCRCSGCHRSGKYRKSIYKKISNFSTWSNLTILVLWIVVIFLVYYIKLSSREVQVFEPYSILGLEPGATESDIKKSYRRLSILYHPDKNPDPEAHTYFVESISKAYQALTDPTSRENYEKYGHPDGRQGFQMGIALPKFLLNMDGASGGIMLLGIVGLCILFPLMIAVIYLSRSSKYTGNYVMHQTLSTYYYFMKPSLAPSKVMDVFIKAAEYMEMPVRRSDDEPLQKLFVAVRSELNLDLKNIRTEQAKFWKQHPSLVKMELLIQAHLTRESFALSPALLKDYRHMLELAPRLLEELVKIALLPRSPHGFGWLRPAIGVVELSQSIIQAVPLSARKAGGGNSEGIAPFLQLPHFSEATVKKIARKKIRAFQELCDMSQVERAALLTQVAGLSEEEAQDVELVLEMVPTIEVDIRCETEGEEGIQEGDVVTMYAWVSLQRRSGLIAALPHAPCFPFHREENFWLLLADTASNEVWLSQKVSFMDEATAITAASKAIQDTQEALGASPREIGVAVREAVDRVKKGSRLVMGKFQAPAEGNHNLTSLCLCDAWIGCDSKTSFKLKVLKRSRAGTRAHVPEEGPVAEDGIEEEEEEEEEEYDDYESEYSDDEEEEKNKGKGKVANGAAHKKADSDIDSGSDVDE, encoded by the exons ATGGCCGCGGCGGAGGAGAACAGCTCCCTCTTCCTCATATTCATCCTCACCATGATCGCGCTGCCGCTGGTGCCCTACACCATCACGCGCCTCTGCCACGCCGCCACCAAGAAGGCCAAGCCCATCCACTGCCGCTGCTCCGGGTGCCACCGCTCCGGCAAGTACCGCAAGTCGATCTACAAGAAG ATATCCAACTTCTCGACGTGGAGCAACCTGACCATCCTGGTTCTCTGGATCGTCGTGATATTCCTGGTTTACTACATCAAGCTCAGCAGCCGTGAG GTGCAAGTATTTGAGCCATACAGCATTCTCGGACTGGAACCCGGGGCAACAGAGTCCGATATCAAGAAATCGTACAGGAGGCTTTCTATCCTGTACCATCCCGATAAAAATCCCGACCCTG AGGCCCATACCTACTTCGTTGAATCTATATCTAAGGCGTACCAGGCGTTGACTGATCCGACATCTCGTGAAAATTATGAGAAGTATGGTCACCCAGATGGGCGCCAG GGCTTCCAAATGGGTATCGCTTTGCCCAAGTTCTTACTCAATATGGATGGTGCATCTGGCGGAATAATGCTTCTAGGGATAGTGGGGCTTTGCATACTCTTCCCCTTGATGATAGCAGTTATTTATTTGTCGAGGTCATCAAAGTATACTGGAAATTATGTCATGCACCAAACTCTGTCAACTTATTACTACTTTATGAAGCCATCTCTGGCTCCAAG CAAAGTTATGGATGTCTTCATCAAGGCAGCAGAGTATATGGAGATGCCAGTACGCCGCAGTGATGATGAGCCCCTGCAGAAACTATTCGTAGCAGTTAGAAGCGAGTTAAATCTAGATTTAAAGAATATTAGAACAGAACAAGCCAAGTTTTGGAAGCAGCATCCATCACTTGTAAAG ATGGAACTGTTGATTCAGGCTCATCTTACTCGAGAATCATTCGCTTTGTCACCAGCACTACTAAAGGATTACAGGCACATGCTTGAACTTGCACCTCGTCTTCTGGAAGAACTAGTTAAG ATTGCACTTCTACCAAGGAGTCCGCATGGTTTTGGATGGCTCCGGCCTGCAATTGGTGTAGTTGAGCTTTCTCAAAGTATCATCCAG GCTGTTCCTCTCAGTGCTCGGAAAGCTGGTGGAGGTAATTCAGAAGGAATAGCACCATTCTTGCAGCTGCCACATTTTAGTGAGGCTACTGTCAAGAAGATTGCTCGCAAG AAAATCAGGGCTTTCCAAGAACTCTGTGATATGTCTCAAGTGGAACGTGCTGCACTGCTGACACAAGTAGCTGGCCTTTCTGAAGAAGAAGCTCAGGATGTAGAGCTTGTACTGGAGATGGTTCCTACTATTGAAGTAGATATTAGATGCGAGACTGAAGGAGAAGAGGGCATACAAGAGGGTGATGTTGTTACAATGTATGCTTGGGTCTCACTTCAGCGCCGCAGCGGCCTAATTGCTGCACTTCCCCATGCTCCTTGCTTCCCATTCCACAGGGAAGAGAACTTCTGGCTGCTTCTAGCAGACACTGCTTCGAACGAAGTCTGGTTATCCCAGAAGGTCAGCTTCATGGACGAGGCTACCGCTATAACTGCAGCATCGAAAGCTATACAAGATACCCAGGAAGCATTAGGTGCAAGTCCGAGGGAAATAGGAGTTGCAGTTAGGGAAGCAGTTGACAGAGTGAAGAAAGGCAGTAGGTTGGTAATGGGCAAGTTCCAAGCCCCAGCGGAGGGAAATCACAACCTGACATCCTTGTGCTTGTGCGACGCATGGATAGGCTGCGACAGCAAGACCAGCTTTAAGCTGAAGGTTCTGAAGCGGAGCCGCGCGGGAACAAGAGCCCATGTGCCTGAAGAAGGTCCAGTGGCGGAGGATGGcattgaggaggaagaggaggaggaggaagaggagtacGACGATTACGAGAGCGAGTAtagtgacgacgaggaagaagagaagaacaaGGGAAAGGGTAAGGTTGCAAATGGAGCAGCGCATAAAAAGGCTGACTCTGACATAGACTCGGGCAGTGATGTGGATGAGTGA